In bacterium, the sequence GCAAGTCATAGGTGCAGTTATTCCCTCTTTTAATTTTCTCGTTTTTTAAAAACGAAGCCAATCCGTCCAAGATTTCTAACTCCTGATAATGAACGGTGATAAAGACATCTTTTTTGATTAAAATATCAATCTCGGCTTGCTGGGAGCATTTCTCTATTGGATTATATACCGGGAAATGAGTGACAATAAAAAGATAATGGTCATAGGCGTCAACATTGGTTCTGGACGAGAGATGCGTCAGCTCGTCAAGAGTAATCGGATGAAAATCAAAATTATTTCTTAAAAAATGGATATCCAAAGGAGTCGGCGAATAAATATCAATCCATTTTAGACCTTCTTTGATTTCCAATATTTCTTTCATATCTGTTATAATTATAATAAACCATATGAATCTTTACAAATTTATTCTTTTTCCGGCATTACCATGCTCCGTGGATAGTCAAGTTTATTTAGGAATGGATTTATGAAAAAAATTTCTTTTTTAATTCTAAGTATTTTTTTAATTACACAGTTTTTAACTGTACAGCCCAGTTTTGCCGCTGCAACAGGACTTGACTATATGGAGTATTCCTCCGACGCTAACGCACGGGCGGCGTATGTGAGTAATGCTTATCTGTCAGCTACGGGCGGAACGGAAACGACCGTGGGAAGTGATAAAGTTCATACATTTGCTTCTTCGGGAACATTCATAGTTACTGGTTCAGGAAATGTTCAAGTTTTGGTAGTTGGCGGCGGGGCTAATAGCCCAGGTTCGGGCATAGGTGGCGGCGCAGGACAATATATATACAATAGTTCATTCGCAATTTCCTCCGGTTCTTATACAACTACCATAAATGGCCCTGGTGGAACATCTGTTTTTAGTAGTATAACAGCCAATCCTGGTAGCGGAGGTACATCAGGTAACGGTTATACTTATGGTTCCCGTGCCAGTGGTCCTTATGGCGCAAGTAACGGCGCGGGTGGGGGTTCATCGGCAAATGGTGGTAATGCGGCTAACTATGGGGATTGGACTTATGGCGGAACTGCTGGAGCGGGAACTGCTAATTCAATTACAGGAACATCATTAGCTTATGCGTGCGGAGGCTCTGGCGGGCCTGATGGGGGAGGCAGTAATTATGCTGGAATGTACGGTTCAAGAGTATATGGTGATGGCCAAGGTTCAACTGCAACGCTTTGGTTTCTCTACGAAGGCAGTAGTCCAAATCCCTGTAATGCTTTAGGCGGAGTAGTAATTATAAGATATACGCCAGTTACAACCTTACAATCTTACTCTGAAAGCACTATTAAAACTCAAGGTTCGTATTCCTTAAAAGGAGTCGCCACTACGGGGGCATTAAATAAAACTCTTACTCGCACAATCGGCTCACCGATAGATTTAACTGGCGCAAGTACGCTTAAATTTGATATTCGTGCCTCAAGGACAGGCAGTAATATAAAAATAGGCATCCGTGATAGCGGGGGAACGACAACCGAAACTACTCCCAATATAACCTCTGCTGACGCTTGGCAAACTGTAAGTTGGGATATATCGGGAGTTTCTAACGCCAATAAAGACGCGATAGATAGGATTACTATAACCGTAGTTAACGCCGATGCGGCGAATACTTTCTATATAGATAATATATTTTCTCTGGCTTCTCCGACAATTTCTACTTCTGATGCCAGCGCCATCACCAGTTCCCAAGCCACCCTGAATGGGAATATCACCGATACCGGCGGAGAAAATAATACGGTGCGCGGTTTTCAATATGGGCTTGATACCGGCTATGGCTCGGATACGCACACCACCGGTTCCTACGGGACCGGCGTTTTTTCTGCCGACATCAGTAGCTTATCGCCAAATACCGCTTATCATTTCAGGGCTTATAGCACTAATTCTATCGGAACTTCTTATGGCGCGGACACTATTCTTACAACTTCAGTAGCCGTTCCTGTAGTTGCGACAAACGACGCCACTTCCATAACCTCTTCTACTGCTACTTTGAATGGAGATATAACTTCAATTGGAGGGTCTAATGTTTTAGAGCGCGGTTTTGATTGGGGGGTTTCTTCCGGAAATTATCTTTATGCTTGGACCGAAGCCGGCAGTTTCGGAACAGGCACTTTTGACCACCCTATTACTGGTTCAAGTCAACCTATTTATTATTTCAGAGCTAAAGTTCGCAATCCAGCCGGCTGGGCGTATGGTTCTGAAATGTCATTTCTGACGGGGGTAAGGACAACCGGTACCCTTCTTTCTTTTATTTTTGACACCGGCGTTTCCGGAGGCGTAGCTTTCAACAGCATTATGTGGCTAGGGAACCAACCGGCAGGTAGCGCTGTAGGATTCCAGTTTGCTTCTTCTAACTCCACTTCCAGTTTTCCTACCCCCACCGGTCCCGGCGGCACTTCTCTTTCCACTGATACCTACAACCCCACCGGGTCCGGCATTCCCATTGCTCTTAGTCGGGCTTACCACAACAACTACCGTTATTTCCGCTATCAGATTATTTTAGTAAGTAATTCGGCCCTAACCGCCGGCCCGAGAGTTGATGACGTGATTATCAATTGGTCGCCTTAATGTTGATATTTTATCTATCAAGGTTGAACCTCAATAGTTTTCGTCAAGACCAGAGGCCGTAGTTTTGAGTTTTTGGTTTTAAGTTTTATAATTTCCTTATATGTTTTACCCTTTCCAAAAAATTGAGAAGAAATGGCGGGCGCTTTGGGATAAAAATAAAATTTACGAGCCGGATTTCAAGAAGGCTCAAAAACCTTTTTATAACCTGATGATGTTCCCTTATCCTTCGGCCGAAGGATTACACGTGGGTAATATGTACGCTTTTGTAGGAAGCGATATTTACGGCCGACTTAAGCGGATGCAAGGATACGATGTTTTTGAACCGATTGGCCTGGACGGTTTCGGAATCCATTCCGAAAATTACGCTTTGAAAATCAAAGCGCATCCGATGGAGCAGGCGAAGGTTTCCGAAAAACGTTTTTATGAACAGCTTTCGGCAATTGGCAATGGTTTCGCCTGGGATGAACATCTTGAAACTTACGACCCAGAATATTATAAATGGACGCAGTGGATTTTCGTTCAGATGTTTAAAAACGGTTTGGTTTACCGCAAAAAGCAGGCGGTGAATTGGTGTTTGGGGTGCAAGACCGTTTTAGCCGATGAGCAAGTGATTAGCGGAGAATGCGAACGGTGTTCCAGCAAAGTTATAAAAAAAGAATTGGAACAATGGTTTTTTAAAATTACAAAATACGCGGAACAGTTGCTTGAAAATCTGGAGAAAATTGATTGGTCGGAAAAAATAAAAATCGCCCAGAAAGAATGGATAGGGAAGTCGGAAGGCGCGGAAATTGATTTTTCAGTTAAAGATAGTGAAGAAAAAATAAAAGTTTTTACGACCCGGCCGGATACTTTGTTCGGCGCGACTTATATGGTTTTGGCGCCGGAACACGAGTTGATCTCAAATCTTAAATCCCAAATATCAAACATAAAAGAAGTTGGAACTTATATTAAAAAAGCGAAAGAAAAATCGGATTCGGAAAGAATAGAATTTAATAAGGAAAAAACCGGCGTGGAATTGAAAGGCATTAAAGCGATAAATCCGGCGAACAAAAAAGAAATTCCGGTTTTTGCGGCGGATTATGTTTTATCAACTTACGGTACCGGCGCGATTATGGCGGTGCCAGCGCATGACGAACGGGATTTTGAGTTCGCTAGGCGCTATGAACTTCCCGTTGTGGAAGTTGTAGCGCCGCTGATTTATGCGGATAGAAAGCAGATTGATGCTGATAACAATATCGGCATAAATCGGCAAAATCAGCATAAATCCGCGATGATTGAGCCGTATATCAGCGAAGGAATATTAGTAAATTCAGGCCGATTTGATGGAATGCCTTCCGAAAAAGCCGGATGGGAAATCACGAAATTAACTAACGGTAAAAAAACAATTCAGTATCATCTTCGTGACTGGCTTATTTCAAGGCAGCGCTATTGGGGCGCGCCGATTCCGATGATTTATTGCGAGGCGTGCGCGAAATTAGGAAAAGGGGATAAGCCGGAGATGCCGGGCTGGTACGCGGCCCTGGAAAAAGATTTGCCGGTTGTTTTGCCGTATGTGAAAGATTTCCGGCCGAAAGGGACAGGCGAATCGCCGCTGGCGGCCGACAAAAAGTTTTATGAAGTTAAATGTCCCGAATGCGGCAAGACGGCGCGCCGTGAAACCGATGTTTCCGACACTTTTCTTGATTCCGCCTGGTATTATTTGCGCTATCCTTCGGTGAGTTCAGGAACGGCCGATGCGGAGCCCTGGAATCCGGAAATAACAAAAAAATGGTTTCCCGTGAATCTTTACACCGGCGGCGCCGAGCATTCGGTGCTTCATCTGCTTTACGTGCGTTTCGCGGCACTCGCGCTTCACGACTTGAAATTGCTGGATTTCGGTCCGTCAGAGGCGCCTAGAGGAGAGCCGTTTCCCAAATTCCGCAGTCACGGCCTTTTGATAAAAGACGGCGCTAAGATGTCAAAGTCAAAAGGAAATGTGGTCAATCCGGATGAATACATTAAAAAATTCGGCGCGGATGCGCTCCGGATGTATCTGATGTTTTTGGCGCCTTTTGAACAGGGCGGCGATTTCCGCGATGAGGCGATTATGGGAATCGTGCGTTTTCTGGAGCGGGTTTGGGAATTATCGGACAAAAAAGAGGTGAAAGACGGTTGGAAAACCAAGGAGATTATTTTACAAAAAACCATCAAAAAAATTACCGAAGATATTGAAAATCTTAAATACAACACCGCCATTTCCGAATTGATGAAATTTATTAAAATTTTGGAAGAATATCCCGATAAAAACAATTTTGAAATTTTCCTTAAACTTCTCGCGCCTTTCGCGCCTTTCATCGCTGAAGAGCTTTGGAGAAAACTCGGACATAAAAAATCCATTCATTTGGAAAATTGGCCCGAGTATAATCCGCAGTTAATTAAAGAAGATAAATTTGAACTTATAATTCAGGTTAACGGCAAATTCCGGGATAAAGTTTCGGTTCCCCAAGAAATTACCGAAAAAGAAGCCGAAGAGTTGGCGGTTTCCCAAGAAAAAATCAAGAATTGCTTAAAAGACAAAAAGATAGTAAAAACAATTTTTGTCGCAGGAAAGCTTATTAATTTAGTTGTCAATTAAGCCCAGCCCAAATTACTATTGTAAATCCACGATCGTGGAATTACAATAGTAGCTTTAATTATAGTAAAATAATTGATAATATTAATTAAGAAAATATGTCAAAAATTATCGGCATAATTCTTTTAGTGGCGGCGGTTTTTGTGATTTCCCTGGTATGGAAAACCGCGCCTGCTAATAACCTGCTTAGTTCAAACCCGAGCGAAACCGCCGCGCCTCAGACCAATGTTTCTACAAATTATTCTACAAATTACAGTCCATACTCGGCTCCGAGCGGTGGAACCACAATTTCCGCTCCTTCAAAGCCCGAGGCTACTCCGCTCAATCAAAGAGTTCGTATTAGCTCCGCTAATATTTCCGGTTATCCCTTGCAGTATTCCCATATCACCCTTTATAGTAGTCTCAAAAAAGGGGAAACGATTGACATCACCGGCTGGAAAATCAAAAGCAACAAAAGTGAAGCAACTATTCCCCAGGCCATTGAGATTTATGACCTGTCCGGCTACAGCGTAGACGGCGATATAATTCTTAAACAGAGTAATTATGTGGATTTATACAGCTTATCCAGCCCTGTGAATAAAAATTTGCGGCTGAATAAATGCAGCGGCTATCTGGCGCAAAGTTATAATTTCGGGCCCGTTTATTTGTCTTCCGGCTGCCCTCGTATTTCATCTTCGGAAATCAGAAATCTTTCCGGCCAATGCCAGTCATACATTCAATCTCTTGGTTCCTGCCGGACGCCCGACCTTAATTTTTCCAACTCTTTGCCGGGGAATGACGAAGGCAACGCCTGCCGGGCTTTTTTACAAAACATCGGTTACGCCAGCTGTGTCTCAAGCCACAGAAACGATGCCGATTTTCTTTCAAATAATTGGATAGTTTGGCTTTACGGCCAAATAACTCTTGATCCCCAGCACGATTATCTGCGGCTTTACAACGCAAGCGGGGATTTAATGAGCGAATACAGCTATTAAAATAAAAAAGACAATCAAAAAATAGCTACTATTGTAATTCCACGATCGTGGAATTACAATAGTAAACCAAATATTGATTTACTAAAATTACTGATTACCGAATTGTCTTTTCCGCTAAAGTCATTTTAATATCAATTTCTTTTTCGTCTCTTAAAACTTTTAATTTTATAGTTTCGTTCACCGCCATATTCTCCAAAAAATCCTGAATGGGTTTATCGGTCGTGATTTTTTCTCCGTTAATTTCCAAAAGAATATCTTTTTCTTTGATACCCGCTAAATCAGCTGGACTATTGGGAATAATAGCGTGTTCTTCGTGAGCAATCAGAGCTCCATAATCAACAGACAGTTTAAGTTTTTCCTTAAGATTTTGATCAATGCTTAAATAGCGGATTCCTAAAAATGGCCTTCGGATTCTTCCGTATTTTTTTAAATCCTCAAGGGCTCTTTTGGCTGCGTTGATGGGAATAGCGAAGCCGATGTTTTCGGCGTCAAAAACCACCGCCACATTAATGCCGATGGTCTGGCCGAATATATCAACCAGCGGTCCGCCGGAATTGCCCGGGTTGATGGCGGCATCGGTTTGAATCAAGCCTCGCAATTCCTGAATGGAATTGACATCGGCTTGAGCGGCGATGGAACGGCTTAAGCCGGAAACGATTCCCGAAGAAACCGTGTTTTTGAAAAGCCCCAGGGCGTTTCCGATGGCCATAACAGTTTGTCCTAATTCAATTTCATTGGAATCGCCGAGTTTGACTGTCGGAAATTTTTTGCCCGAATCAGTGATTTGAAGAATAGCGACGTCATTAAGCGGGTCGCGGGCCAGAATTTCCGCTTTCAATTTTTTATTGTCGCTAGTGACAACCATATATTCCGCATCGGCGTCAGCGACAACGTGCCTGTTGGTGATAACTATGCCTTTTTCGTCAACGATAAACCCCGAGCCGCCTCCGATTTTCACCATTCCGCGGCTGTCAATGTTTTCTTCGGGAATGTCGGTTTTTGAATTAAAAAGAGGAAATTCTTTAGTCAATTCTTGTTCTAGTTTTTCAAGGTTTTTGGAAATGACGATAGAAACCACGGCCGGCATTACCTTTTTAATCATTGTAATAAGAGGGGATTTTTCTTTTCGCATTTTTTTATTATACCATGCGGTGGGGGTG encodes:
- the leuS gene encoding leucine--tRNA ligase, with amino-acid sequence MFYPFQKIEKKWRALWDKNKIYEPDFKKAQKPFYNLMMFPYPSAEGLHVGNMYAFVGSDIYGRLKRMQGYDVFEPIGLDGFGIHSENYALKIKAHPMEQAKVSEKRFYEQLSAIGNGFAWDEHLETYDPEYYKWTQWIFVQMFKNGLVYRKKQAVNWCLGCKTVLADEQVISGECERCSSKVIKKELEQWFFKITKYAEQLLENLEKIDWSEKIKIAQKEWIGKSEGAEIDFSVKDSEEKIKVFTTRPDTLFGATYMVLAPEHELISNLKSQISNIKEVGTYIKKAKEKSDSERIEFNKEKTGVELKGIKAINPANKKEIPVFAADYVLSTYGTGAIMAVPAHDERDFEFARRYELPVVEVVAPLIYADRKQIDADNNIGINRQNQHKSAMIEPYISEGILVNSGRFDGMPSEKAGWEITKLTNGKKTIQYHLRDWLISRQRYWGAPIPMIYCEACAKLGKGDKPEMPGWYAALEKDLPVVLPYVKDFRPKGTGESPLAADKKFYEVKCPECGKTARRETDVSDTFLDSAWYYLRYPSVSSGTADAEPWNPEITKKWFPVNLYTGGAEHSVLHLLYVRFAALALHDLKLLDFGPSEAPRGEPFPKFRSHGLLIKDGAKMSKSKGNVVNPDEYIKKFGADALRMYLMFLAPFEQGGDFRDEAIMGIVRFLERVWELSDKKEVKDGWKTKEIILQKTIKKITEDIENLKYNTAISELMKFIKILEEYPDKNNFEIFLKLLAPFAPFIAEELWRKLGHKKSIHLENWPEYNPQLIKEDKFELIIQVNGKFRDKVSVPQEITEKEAEELAVSQEKIKNCLKDKKIVKTIFVAGKLINLVVN
- a CDS encoding trypsin-like peptidase domain-containing protein, giving the protein MRKEKSPLITMIKKVMPAVVSIVISKNLEKLEQELTKEFPLFNSKTDIPEENIDSRGMVKIGGGSGFIVDEKGIVITNRHVVADADAEYMVVTSDNKKLKAEILARDPLNDVAILQITDSGKKFPTVKLGDSNEIELGQTVMAIGNALGLFKNTVSSGIVSGLSRSIAAQADVNSIQELRGLIQTDAAINPGNSGGPLVDIFGQTIGINVAVVFDAENIGFAIPINAAKRALEDLKKYGRIRRPFLGIRYLSIDQNLKEKLKLSVDYGALIAHEEHAIIPNSPADLAGIKEKDILLEINGEKITTDKPIQDFLENMAVNETIKLKVLRDEKEIDIKMTLAEKTIR